A section of the Phaseolus vulgaris cultivar G19833 chromosome 8, P. vulgaris v2.0, whole genome shotgun sequence genome encodes:
- the LOC137825090 gene encoding uncharacterized protein, producing the protein MTDLPIQKVLQKPDVAGRMVRWAVELSEFDIQYEPRGSIKGQVYADFVAELSPGGDPQEVEAGAQWMLSVDGSSNQQGSGAGIILEGPNGVLIEQDLRFTFKASNNQAEYEALIAGMLLAKEMGDQIILAKSDSQLVTGQVTGGYQAKDPQMAVYLKYVEVLKRAFAAFELVPVPREQNARADQLRQGGKAEDRNTGDP; encoded by the coding sequence atgacggACCTTCCCATCCAGAAGGTACTCCAGAAGCCAGACGTGGCCGGGaggatggtacgctgggcagtggaattgtcagaatttgacatccagtacgagccccggGGATCCATCAAAGGCCAGGTCTATGCTGactttgtagcagaactttcacCAGGAGGAGATCCTCAAGAGGTGGAAGCAGGGGcacagtggatgctctcagtAGACggatcttccaaccagcaagggagcgGAGCTGGAATAATCCTGGAGGGACCTAATGGGGTGTTAATCGAACAGGATTTGCGCTTCAccttcaaggcaagcaacaaccaggcggagtacgaggcgttGATTGCCGGGATGCTTTTGGCCAAAGAAATGGGTGATCAGATCatcttggcaaagagtgactcacaactagtcacaggacaagtaacgGGGGGATACCaagcgaaggacccacagatggctgTGTATCTGAAGTATGTCGAGGTATTGAAAAGAGCCTTCGCTGCATTTGAGCTAGTGCCCGTCCCCAGGgaacaaaatgccagagctgaccagctcaggcaaggggggaaagcAGAGGACCGTAATACAGGAGACCCTTAA